CTCGCAGTGCTTCTTCATTGCCCTGTGAAGCTGACCATATATTTGTGTGCGTCGTTGCTCTTGAACCATGGTATGAAATCCACTTCAATGTCATGACTGGAATTCATGTTGATGAAGATAAGGAGATCTCGTGGGATTTTGTGGAGAACCCTTTTAATCATGTCTTACAAGCTTGCAAACCACCAATTCCATGCCTCAAGAAAGTTAAGATTGAGGACAACATGGCTTCGAATGATGCCTTGTGTTGTCCAATTTGCTTACAAGATTTCTCTGTTGGATCTGAAGCTGCTGCCACTACTTGCTCTCACGTGTATCATTCTCATTGCATTGTCAAGTGGTTGCTGAGGAGTGCTTCGTGCCCTATGTGTCGTTCTAAGTTGCCTACGGGTTGATTCTTCGTTCAATATCGTTAGGGACCcagatttgaattttattttttatttgatctaaATTGCCAAAGGATGAATATCAAAGTAACTGAGGTGGATTATCTTTATGTAACATCCTCGGAAATATTGTCTTGGATAgtcttgatatctttttttttttcctggtttctACAAGTTATCATAATGTTGGTAAGAGTTTATTCATTTTCTGTAattgaaaaacttgaaaaaaagtaCTTTATTGGCTTTTCtgttaaaagagaaaaagaaaaaaaaaagtgaagctATTCATGAATTGAAGTCATGGCAGGAAGCACCGTTTCTCTGTTGTATTACTATTAACAGCAACATGCGGTTGTTAACTGTTAAGCTTGAGCAATCATTTATGATTAGGGAgttaattatgattatattaTGGGTGGGCCCATTTTCTACAGAGGAGTTGTCTTTGTTCCTATATACCTTTTCTATACTACCCATCCATGGGAGAAGGGGCCAACCTAATCAATCTTTAAAGTCAAACCCGATTGATCACAATTGATAAATCGAGGCAATAACTAACTGTGAGACACGCATATGTAAAAAAGACAACAGAGAGTAgttcctcaaaaaaaaaaaaaaaaaaaaaaaaatctacatcaAGAATTAGCATAAACtagattaattttcttaaaacataaaacataatattagatattattaatgtaccttcaaataaaaaaaaattaaaccatttaaGGATTAACTTAATGTGACCTGATTAACTTGACATGTTCAAAGATTGCCAgaataattgtaaaaaatatagtttaacttaataaaatttcaagatgacattttattttaaatatggaAAAGATAACATATTATATCAACCTGTGTTAATTTaggttaacatatcaaaaccatGACCTAGATCATGTATGAAACTGTAATAACCTCgtaaaaacagataaaaaatattgaaggatgaaattaaaaaaaaatatcaattaaaaaaaaaaaatatagttaaccTAGGTTAACCCGATAAACTCAGATGATGAGACTGacataaccttatagaaagcaaataaaaaataattataaagctcaattctcaattaactaatattgaatgatgaaattgaaaaaaaatattaattaaaaaaacaacacaaaaaacaacCCGAGTCAACCTAGGTTAACATGCCAAAGCTATGACCTGGAtcataagatcatgataacctgatataatgaaaataaaaaaaatatattatgaagtttaattctcaactaACTCCATGttgacttataaaattaaaaacaaatcaattaaaaaaaagataaaaaatacaactggagtcaacccgggttaacctaacaaatctaagtcatgagatcgagataatcctataaaaatgaaatcaaaacaaattatgaaactcaattcttaatcaatccaatgttgagagataaaacaaaaaaataataattagaaaaaggacataaaaaactaataagtcAACCTAAGTTAACTTACCAAACCTGTCTATTTACCTGATTATGTTCATTGactctatttattaaaattattttttatttaatataatgatagTAGAAAAGACATATACAtagaattgattgaataaatcaaagggaaaaaaatatttcgcaAGGTTGTTATTATTAGAAATACTAtgtaacaataaatattttttattttaaaaaaatatatttcaattacataaaaacataaaaaattatagatgaattagaaaaagttttttaaaaattaaatacaaacaaaatactCAAAAGAACAACCACCATTAAAAAAGGCAaagtaaaaataagaaaaaatagatattaatttaaatataaatcaaaaaattattttaaaatatacatataaaaaaaaaattgtttttttttaataaaaaaagacatggtGCCGCTAGACTTGACCCATTTAGAAGGGCTCGTGAgccctttttaaataaaaatataaatgagatAGACAATATATCATTTActccaattttttttgaaaaaaaaaaagctagactACATATCGTTTAACTTTTCCCAGATTCCAGCCATTGTAGTGGGTGGAAAATCAGGGCTGAAGGGTTCTTGacccaaaaatatatttttcaaaccaatttttgtttatttaaaacacatggAAAACACTCCAGGCATCTTAATAAATCCATCAATGACtcaaaaaaaccatctcaaaacctaaaatcaacttgaaataaaaaatcttcccAAACTCAGATAAGTTTTTTAGAACTTTGTCGGCCCAGATTCTGATCAGTAGTGGCTGGAAATTCAtatttgaagggttttttttttacccaaaaacatatttttcaacccatttttttttaatctaaaataccTAGAAAACTATCTCAAAACTCCGTATGCACCTTGATAAATCCATCCATGGCCtcaaaaaactatctcaaaatccaaaatcaacccgaaataaaaaatcttcctgaattttatatatatttgtttagtcATGTTcaaggtataaaaaatacataacttGAACTCCtctcatcaaatgaaattatttgacaaaaaaatcaatcgTTTTAATGGTCAAAATCagtattaacaatatttttcttactcTAACTTTTAGCCAtaactttcattaatttcattaattgtaTTTAAGAATGGAGTTATAGTTTGGCTCATGATGATGAGGGATGAATGTTTTTTATAGCATACTTAAGGCAATTTAGAAAACATGACCTTTGAGCTTTAGAAACATACACTAGGCAAGGACCCACGCTATATTACAggtctatatttatttatgatttatctttttattagttTCTTCAATTGATATCTATGTTTctcttatataaatttattatataaattttggtgtatttcttttaaaatatttttgaaaacatcTTAGAAACCTATATAAAGTCGTATCTAAtgttaattagtttaaaaattataaatcaaatctaactaaaacaaaatttattagtttCATTCCAcctttttcaacatattttaatGGGAAAACTATTTTCATGACACTCCTTTCTCTGAGACAAACTCATTAAACTCTCAATCTATTTTTGCCGAGATTCGTCTCAGGAAATATTTCTAAGGGACTCCAAGGGATCATAATTCTCTCTATCCAGGCTCCAAGGAGATCTAAGGACATTGCCTAAACTAGCCCACGAGAGCTTTTCTAAGTAACACATTCAACTCATATTTTCATTACCCATCTTGGATACGTGTCTTGGGGACATCCGAAGAATCCACATTCTTCCCTTACTCTTGAGGCTTCCAAAGTTAAAACTCTAGATCTAATAGCAtgaaaaagctatttagaaaagttaaattgataatataacttttttaatagtataaatataatattttttttagcatatgcactccaatgaaaaaaaaaaccatttagaaaaAGTCAATTGCGATGTGTGTGCCTAAGCCCTGCTCTTGACAGGAAGTTACCTCTGCTGCCCAACGCGCGTTCGATATCCCTTCCATTTCTTTTGACTTTTTCTCCACCAAAAGTCCATCTTCTTTACAGTGTAAGAAAAAGATCCGTAAGAAATCCAGGAAACTTACCAGTACGAGTTCTTGATATAAAGAAACCGGAAGAAATTCGAAGtcattggaaaaaagaaagaaagaaaagggcttTGGAAGTTGGTTACTAAGATACCAGAAGGAGAAACAAATATTGGGCTTGGCTGGATCTTGTGTCTCTTTAGTCAACACTTACCACACGGTTTTTTTCATCTAGATTCGTGTAATACTTGTAGAAATTTGGTGTTTTCTGATTTCTAAATAGAATTGTACATGTTCCAGCTTGAAATTTCCAATTGGTAGATTTAATTTCCGAATTTCTTGATCTTACCTTCTGTCTCATGTTTGACCACAGGAGCAGGCCTTATACCAAATAGCGTGGAAAGCAATTGCTGAACCAAGCTAGCTAGTTGAGGCTAGAAGGGATCGGTACTAGTTTATCGCTATAGGGATTTTCATGGCTTCCACCAGCGTCAAAGGAATaacctcatcttcatcttctcctcCTCCACTATATATGTATGATGTGTTCCTTAGTTTTAGAGGCAAAGACACCCGGAACAACTTTACTAGTCATCTATATTCTAATCTGGCACAGAGAGGCATCGATGTGTACATGGATGATAGGGAGCTCGAGAGAGGAAAGACCATCGAACCTGCTCTCTGGAAGGCCATCGAAGAATCAAGGTTTTCAGTCATTATATTTTCAGGAGATTACGCTTCTTCACCATGGTGTTTGGATGAACTTGTCAAGATTGTTCAGTGCATGAAAGAGATGGGCCACACTGTTCTGCCAGTTTTTTATGATGTGGATCCCTCAGAGACATATGAGAAAGCCTTCGTTGAGCATGAacaaaatttcaaggaaaattTGGAGAAGGTCCAGATCTGGAAAGATTGTCTCTCTGCGGTGACCAATCTATCAGGCTGGGACGTCCGGAATAGGTAAATCATCTATCTACTTATTCTTATTCTCAAATCCAACCTGTATTGTTTCAATGATGAACATAGcctcttctttaaaaaaaaaaaatgattaaatacaACAAGATTATCAAACCATTTCTTGAATAAAGAATTGttagtatatatttttgatcCATTAAATAGCTATTTGTCTATGATCAGactagtttttctttaattttgacttttaaaataaaagaggagcACGTCTCAAATCTCAATGGTCAcagttttttagaataaaaattgaatacaaattaaaaaaattctcaaatttcttgctaatttttcatttatttaccaatgaaaatcgtttgtttgttttctttttaatcctttttgaatgttttgttcacactagaaaaattatttttcaatttattatatatatcttCATGGTAAATCAATTAGCAAATGCTTTAGTGTTCTTTGAGTTTTGTTAATCAAAAGATGGTAAATAGTATtcaatgaatgataaaattatggattttttgATGAAACACTTAGCagtaaatgtatattttttcatatgcatgatttctttaatttaatttttatgaaatcttgatcttatgTGATCAAGCATTTCTAATCTTTatgtaattgttttatatttgcttcggtttttttattttaaaataaaataaatattagatagaaaaatgaaaattttaaaaatattatttaattgaatttattggggcatctttataaaaatatcaatattacaAAGACATTTTTAGTatgatttgaatatttttttttcttattctatttTAGAATAATAGAGGATAACTATATCAATTGtattaacaaaaacttaaaGCCATGGGAAAATTACagtaaaaatatcttgatttatcatGGATTGGAAAAatgaatttactattttttcattctaaaaaaacatttatccaTTAGGGATAATAGTATCTTTTATGGACATTATAGAATTGATAGGGGAAAttaggtatttttaaattttttaatggtgTAATTACATAGTTGccctaaaaagcaaaaaaaaatatattagattggGTCTAGGGGCTTTTTTGAAAGTTTACTTTTCACAGAAAAATATAATGACTGTAGcctttacaataaaaaattccttACATTGCCTTCAGGGGCTAATTcatacttttgttttttgtttttttgtaataatacaatttggtattttcatatatatatatatatatatatatatatatatatatatatatataaaagtggtTGGCGTGTTTGTAGAACACGCAAGCGAGTAATTCGTCATGTCTTATTTAAGTGTTATTTAAGTGGAATGTGCAATGGCTTACAGCGCACCTAAAAGGCCTTCATCGCTGTTTTCTAATTTGCGATGGCATGCCCTAGTAATTCTCTGCGGTTT
This DNA window, taken from Populus alba chromosome 17, ASM523922v2, whole genome shotgun sequence, encodes the following:
- the LOC118042750 gene encoding uncharacterized protein, translating into MKLLAAPCVDPFEFDAKGITIEFIVVKASQDGSPVKSRQSFRVKRGELFLDPLKECTYRNLLWSIGIRLPSTARAQLIESISRSASSLPCEADHIFVCVVALEPWYEIHFNVMTGIHVDEDKEISWDFVENPFNHVLQACKPPIPCLKKVKIEDNMASNDALCCPICLQDFSVGSEAAATTCSHVYHSHCIVKWLLRSASCPMCRSKLPTG